ATAGATAGTTTTAGGATATAATAAAGGTATGGATAAACAACAAGCCCGAGAGAGAATAGCCAAATTGCGGGATGTGATTAATGAGCATCGGTATCGGTATCATGTTTTGGACGCGCCTGTTATGAGCGACGCGGCTTTGGATTCTTTGAAGCATGAATTGGCGGAGTTGGAGCGGTTGTATCCGGATTTAATTACTTCCGATTCGCCGACGCAGAGGGTGGGTGGGAAGGCGTTGGATAAGTTTGAAAAAGTCCGTCATAACTTGCCCATGCTTTCTTTGGAAGATGTTTTTTCGGATGAGGAATTGGATGAGTGGCGGGAGAGGATTCAGAAATTGGCGCCCGCCCAAAAGATAGATTATTTTTCAGAATTAAAAGTGGACGGTTTCGCCGTGAGTTTGATTTACAAAGATGGAGTTTTTTTTCAGGGAGCCACGCGCGGGGACGGGAAGGTGGGCGAGGATGTGACGCAGAATTTGAAAACAATTTTTTCCATTCCTTTGAAGTTAGAAATTCGCCAGGATTTTTCTTCGCCTGAAATTGAGAAAAAAACCAAGGCGTTGATTGAGAAGGGAGAAATCATTATCCGCGGCGAGGTCTATATGTCAAAAAAAGCGTTTGAGGCCGCTAATCAAGAACGCGCCAAAAGTGGTCTGCCTCTTTACGCCAACCCGCGCAATACGGCGGCGGGAAGCATTCGGCAGTTGGACCCGAAAATCGCCGCCTCCCGAAAATTGAATTTTTTGGCCTATGATGTCATGACCGATTTGGGTCAAAAAACGCATCAAGACAAACATCAAATCGCGCGCGCTTTGGGATTTAAGGTCGGGAAGGATAAATATTGTTCTGATTTATCGGAAGTTGTTAATCTTTGGCGGGAAATTGATAAAGAAAGAAGCAAACTCGCCTATCAAATTGACGGAATTGTTGTGAGCGTTAACAGCAACGAAGTTTTTTCTAAATTGGGCGCGGTCGGGAAAGCGCCGAGGGGCGCGATCGCTTTCAAGTTCGCGGCGGAAGAAGGGACGACTATTGTTGAGGATATTATTATCCAAGTGGGCAGGACAGGCGTTTTAACGCCAGTCGCTTTACTAAAGCCAGTCAAAATTGGAGGCGCTTTGATTACTCGGGCGACCTTGCATAATGAGGATGAAATTAAAAAGTTGGATGTCAAAATCGGCGACACGGTAATTGTCCAGCGCGCGGGTGATGTCATTCCTCATATCACGGAAGTAATTAAAAATTTGCGAACGGGCGATGAGAAAAAATTTAAAATGCCAAAAACTTGTCCCGCTTGCGGTTCGGCGGTTATCCGTTCCGAGGGCGAAGTGGCGCATCGTTGCGTTGGCAAGAATTGCGGCGCTCAACAAAAAGAGCGGCTAGCGCATTTTGTTTCAAAAAAGGGCTTTAATATTGACGGGCTGGGGATAAAGATAGTCAATCAATTAATGGATGAAGGGATGGTTTCCGAGCCATCTGATATTTTTTCTTTGGAGCGGGGCGATTTAATTCCTTTAGAGAGGTTCGCCGAGAAATCAGCCGATAATTTAGTAGATGCGATTGAGAAAAGCAAAAAAATCGCGCTTCCTAAATTAATTTTCGCGTTTGGCATTCGCTATGTTGGCGAAGAAACAGCGCTTTTATTAACGCGTCTAATTCAGGACTCTGGCGCGAAGGTTAAAAATACCAAGAACTTGATGGATTTTTTTCAGAGTCGGTCGCTTGAGGATTTGGAAAACATCCACGGCATCGGAGAAGTGGGGGGGGAAGAGATATATGCTTGGTTTAGAGATAAACGGAATATCAATTTGCTTAAAGAGTTGAATCGTTATAGGATTGAAGTTGAAGCGCTCGCGCCTCGGCAAGCGAATTTAAAATTTAAAGGAAAAACATTCGTTTTAACGGGCGAGATGGAAAAATACACTAGAGAAGAAGCGAAAGAGAAAATCAGGGAAATGGGCGGAAGTGTTTCTAGTTCAATTTCCCCAAAAACCGACTTTGTTGTCGCTGGAAAAAATCCCGGCTCAAAATACGCCAAAGCGGAGAAGTTAAGAGTGAAGATTATTAACGAGAAGGAGTTTTTAAGAATGTTATGAAAATCACAAAAAAAGAAGTTGAATATGTGGCTGGGCTGGCTCGGTTGGGAGTGAGCCAGGATGAAAAGGAAAAATTTGCCGGGGAACTTTCGGCTGTTTTAGAGTTTGTTGATAAATTGAATCAAGTCAAGACGGATAAAATTGAGCCAACCGCGCAGGTGACGGGGTTGGAAAATGTTGTCCGCGAGGATAAAGGGAGAGTGAAGCGCGAAAGGGAAAGAGAAAAATTATTGAACGCGGCGCCAGAAACGAAAGATGGATATGTGAAAGTAAAAGCGATATTATGAATCTCAATCAACTTACAATTAAAGAAGCTCATCAAGGCCTTTTGAAGAAGGAATTTTCTTCGGTGGAACTGACCGAGGCGGTTTTGGGGCAGATTAAAAGGCGTAATCAAGAAATTAACGCCTATTTGGTCTTGACCGAAGAAATGGCGTTGACGCAAGCCAAAAAGGTGGACAAAATGATTGCTAATAACGAAGAAATTGGTCTTTTGGCGGGCATTCCTGCCGCGATTAAGGATAATATCATGATTGACGGCGTTCAGTGTACGGCCGCCTCAAAAATTTTGGAAAATTACATCGCGCCTTATGACGCGACAGTTATTAAAAAACTTAAAAAACAAGGCGCGGTTTTTGTTGGCAAAACAAATTTGGATGAATTCGCGATGGGGTCTTCAACCGAGAATTCGGCGTTTGGTCCGACTAAAAATCCGCGCGATTTGAGTCGTGTTCCAGGCGGAAGTTCGGGCGGGTCCGCGGCGGCTGTCGCCGATGACCAGTGTATTTACGCGTTGGGTTCTGACACAGGCGGTTCTATCCGCCAGCCAGCTTCTTTTTGCGGGGTGGCCGGATTAAAGCCGACTTATGGCTCGGTTTCTCGTTATGGGCTCATCGCTTTCGCTTCTTCTTTGGACCAAATCGGACCGCTCGCGAAAACGACCGAGGATTGTCAGATTATTTTTGAGGCGATTAATGGTAGAGACGAAATGGACGCGACGAGTTTTAATTTCGGAAACCAAGTTTCCGCCGGAAACTCGGTTTCCAATCTTAAGATAGGAATTCCTAAGGAATATTTTGTGGCGGGGATTGACTCGGCAGTGGAGGAGGCGGTGAGGGGGGCAATTTCTCAATACGAGAAAATGGGATTTGAAATTGTGGAAATAAGTTTGCCTCACACCGAATACGCCTTGCCCGTTTACTATATTATTATGCCCGCCGAAGCGTCTTCTAATTTAGCCCGTTATGATGGAATTAAATACGGGCTTTCGGAAATTGACAAAGATTTATTGGGTGGATACTTAAAAACGCGACAAAAGGGATTTGGCGATGAAGTCAAAAGAAGAATTATGCTCGGGACTTATGTTTTGTCGGCTGGCTATTACGACGCTTATTATCTTAAAGCGCAAAAAGTGAGAACTTTAATTAAGAACGACTTCTTGAAGGCGTTTGAAAAAGTAGATGTTTTAATCACGCCGACCGCGCCCACGCCCGCTTTCAAAATCGGGCAGAAAATAGCCGACCCTGTTTCAATGTATCTTTCGGATATTTACACAATTTCCGCGAACTTAGCTGGTTTACCCGCTATCTCTATTCCTATTAAAAGCAACAGTCCTTTGCCGATAGGCATGCAAATTATAGGTAAACAATTTGGAGAAAATGATATTTTTAAAATAGCGCGCGCTTATGAGAATTTGGGGACAGTCCCCGCAACAGGGACTGTCCCCAAATAAAAATTTATGCTTACAAAACTTCTTAAAATTCAGGAAAAAATCAATGACTACTTTCTTTCTTCCGACTGGGAGGAAAATCTTTTGATTTTGAAAGTAATTTCTGTTCTTATTTCTGCTTTGCTCCTTTTTATTATTTTCTTCTTAACATTCCGATTAAGAAAAAGCGTTAAAAAATCATTGGAATTAGTAGCGGGAAGCGTTTCGTCCGCGGGCAAATCAACGAAAGTTGTCAGCAAAGAATGGGAATCGGTTTTGGAAAAAATAGAAAAGAAAGATGAGAGCAGTTATAAGCTGGCAGTGATTGAAGCGGATAAAATTTTGGACGACTTGCTCAAAAAAATCGGCTATGTCGGAGATGATATGGGGGAGCGGCTTAAAAAAATTACCGCCGCCCAACTATCCAACATTGACGAGGTCTGGCAAGCGCACCGCGTCCGCAACCGCGTCGTCCATGAACCCGATTTCCAACTAACCCGTCCCCAAGCCAAAAGAGCGATAGAAATCTATCAAAAGGCGTTAGAGGACTTGGAGATGATATAAATGCGGGAGCGACCGGGCTCGAACCGGCGACCTTCTGCGTGACAAGCAGATGCTCTAACCAACTGAGCTACGCCCCCATTGTTTTAGACCCTTCGCAGGTTCTAAAGTAGCAGGAGTGGGGATCGAACCCACCATAGGTCGCTTATGAGACGACCTCAGACACCAGTCTGCTTCCTGCCTCGGGTGGGTTTTAAATTAATAACCTTGTTGCGGGGGCAGGATTCGAACCTGCAACCTCAAGGTTCTTTGCGATTTCTATTTATAGAAGAAATCTGTATTAGCCATTTGTTTCCAAATGGAATGGACTATCCCATCATCTTTTTGCCTAAAAAAGATGTTCCCATTATAGTCTCTGAACCTTCCCTAATATGTATTAGGGCTTGGCTGCCGATTGCCGAGGGTTATATAACCCTGACGGTTTTCCAGCAATTTCGGGAATTTTCCACAAGATGTCGCCATCCTGCGCCACAATTTTATTTATGGGCCTCGCGAGCTGCCATTGCTCCACCCCGCGTTGCTATTATAGGGGATAATTTGTTTGATAGCAAGTTTTTTATGTCCACTTGCCCCAAAAGGTGAGAAGTGGTAAAATACACCCAATACAATAGGGTATGAATTTATCTGTTTATTTATCAGGGTTGTTTATTGCCGTTTTATTGGCGAGCGCCTGTTTGGCGGCTATTTTAATTTATCTTAGTCCAACCCCTGTCAGCCCCTCTATTCTCGTCCTATTTTACTTAAGTTTATCCATCGCTTCCACGGGAATTTTCACTTTGACAGGCTTGTTTATTAGATGGATTTCCCACAGAAAAGGATTCTTTTTATCGGAAAATCGCGTTTTTAGGCAATTGGAAATTTCTTTCAGGCAGGGCTTGCTTTTATCGGTTATTCTCGTCTCCGCTCTAATTCTGCAAAGCCAAAGAGCGTTGGCGTGGTGGCATTTAATTTTGTTAGTAGGTATAGTTGGGATAGCGGAATGGTGGTTAGGACATAGGACATAAAATTTTTTATGCTTAATCAACTTAAACAAAAAGCCCTTCAAGAGATAAGACAAGCAAAAGACATTAAGGCGCTTGAAGAGATATATCGTCAATATTTTGGCCGCAAGGGCGAATTGACGGAGATTTTGCGTTCTTTGAAGGATTTGACGGAGGAAGAGAGAAAAGAAAAAGGGCGTCTCGCTAATCAAATTAAAAAGGAATTAGAGGAAGCGGTTAAAGAAAAAAGGGAAAAATTTTCCGTCAAAGGCGGGCAAGATAAAAAATGGATTGATGTAACTGCGCCTGGGGCTAAAGTTCCCGATGGTCATCTTCATCCGATTACTCTTGTTCAAAGACAGATAGAAGAAATTTTCCAATCAATGGGTTTTACGGTCGCCGAAGGTCCAGAAGTGGAGAGCGAGCATTATAATTTTGATGCTCTTAATGTTCCCAAAGACCACCCCGCGCGAGACATTCAGGACACTTTTTGGCTGAAGGATTTTGATTTGCTTTTAAGGACGCACACCTCAAATATTCAAGCTAGATACATGGAAAAGAACAATCCGCCTTTAAGAATTATCGCGCCCGGCCGTTGTTTTCGCCACGAGGCGACTGATGCTTCTCATGATGTTCAATTTAATCAAGTAGAGGGTTTAATGATCGGCCAAGATGTTTCGGTGGCGGATTTTAAGGGAGTAATGGAGGAATTTTTAAAAAGGTTTTTTAGCCAAGATATTGAAATGCGTTTGCGACCCGGATATTTTCCTTTTGTTGAGCCGGGCTTTGAAATTGACGCGAGAAGAAAAGGGCAAAAGTGGCTAGAACTAATGGGGGCGGGGATGGTTCATCCAAATGTTTTTAAAGCGGTTGGATATATCCCAAGCAAATGGCAGGGCTTTGCTTTTGGAATGTGTCCAGATCGTTTGGCAATGCTGAAATACAAAATTGATGATATCAGATTATTCTACGCGAGCGATTTAAGATTTTTAAAACAATTCTAATGAAGGTCTCATACAATTGGCTACAATCTTTTTTTGATAAAAAACTTCCCAGTCCGGAAAAACTGGCGGATTTGCTGTCTTCGCATTCCTTTGAAACAGAGGTGATTGAACGGGTGGGTAGTGATTACGCTTTGGATGTGGATGTTTTGCCGAACCGGGCGCATGATTGCCTTGGGCATTTAGGTGTCGCGCGGGAAATTGGGGCGATCATAAATTCAAAACTCAAAATTCAAAACTCGCGCCGTCGCCAAAGCGGCTATGGCGCGTCGGCGACAAAATTAAAAATCAAAACGCAAAACAAAGATATTAAAGATTTTCTTAAAATTAAAGTCGGTGATAAAAAACTTTGTCCGCGTTATACAGCTCGGATGGTGGTTGATGTTAAGGTTGGTCCTTCGCCAGAATGGATTCAAGAACGGCTCAAAGTTTGTGGTTTAAAGCCGATTAACAACATCGTGGACACCGTTAATTATGTTATGTTGGAAACAGGACAGCCCATGCACGCTTTTGATTTTGACAAAATAGCGGGTGAGCCAAAAACTCTCATTATCCGCCGAGCCAAAAAGGGAGAGAAGATCATTTCTTTAGATAACGAAACATACGAATTAGACGAAAATATTTTAGTGATTGCGGACGAGAAGAGCCCTCTTTGTATTGCCGGCATGAAGGGCGGGAAGGACGCGGAAATTGATAAGGAGACAAAAAGAATTGTTTTGGAGGCAGCTAATTTTGATTCGCGAATTATTCGGAAGGCGTTTAATCAATTAAAATTAAGAACGGACGCTTCGTGGCGTTTTGAAAACGGGCTTGACCCAAATTTAACCTCATCGGCGATGGATATGGCGGTTGCTTTAATTGATGGACAAATTCTTAAAGGAGTTGTTGATATTTATCCGAACAAAGTTAAGCCGAAGACGATAAAATTGGACGCGAAAAAAGTCAGGAGTTTGTTAGGAGTTAATATTTCAGATAAAGAAATAATTGCTATTTTGAAAAAGTTAAGTTTCGTTAAGATAGGGACAGTCCCTCTGAAAGAGGGACTGTCCCTATCAGTCACCGTTCCGACGGCCCGTTTGGACATTTCTATCCAAGAGGATTTAATTGAGGAGGTTGGACGTCTTTATGGATTTGAAAAAATTCCAAGCCGTTTGCCTTTGGCCGCTCTCATCCCTCCCAAGCGAAATGATGATTTGATTTACCAGAATAAAATTAAAGATATTTTAGTTAATCTTGGTTTTAGCGAGGCGCTTAATTATTCATTGATTGGCGACGCGGAAATTGAATTAGCCAATCCAATTAGCCAGGAGCAGAAATATTTGCGTCCTTCTTTAGCGCTTAATTTATTAAAAAACATTGAAAGCAATAAAAGATATTTTAATGAAGTGAGGTTATTTGAAATTGGTCGGGTTTTTGAAAGGGATAACGACAAGGTAATTGAAAAGAAAAAATTGGGCGCCGCTTTGTTCCCATCTGACTTTTATCGCCTCAAAGGAATTATTGAGACATTATTGAATAAAATGCAAATTAGCGATGTTTGGTATGAGGATGAATTAGAAAGAGATGATTTAAAGAGAGCGAAAGTGATAGTGGGAAATGATTTATTAGGTTGGATTGGAGACAATATTTTCGAACTTGATTTTGAAAAAATAGTTGAATTGGCGACAGAAGAAAGAATTTATTCGCCTCCTTCAAAATATCCAGCCGTGGTCAGAGATGTCGCTTTGTTGGTTGAGCCGGGAACAAAGATAGTTGAAGTGATGAATTTAATTAATACAGCGGGCGGTTCGTTAATCAGCGATGTTGATTTGTTTGATATGTACGAAGGAGAGGAAATCCCAGATGGCAAAAAAAGTTTGGCTTTCCGCGTTATTTATCAAGCGGACGACCACACCTTAACCGACAAAGAAGTCAACGCCTTACAGGAGAAAGTTATGAAAGCGTTGGAAGATGAAGGAGGGTGGGAAGTGCGGAAACAGAAATAGTTATGGTTAAAAAAAATAATAACAATTCAAATTACCAAGCAAAAGACATTTATGTCTTAGAAGGGCTTGATCCCGTGCGGCGGCGTCCAGGGATGTATATCGGTTCAACTGGTATTGAAGGTGTTCATCACCTTATTTGGGAAGTGGTTGACAACGCTTTAGATGAAGCGATGGCTGGTTTTTGCGACGAAATAGAGGTTGTTCTTTTACCTGATAATAGGGTCAAAGTAACGGACAATGGGCGAGGGATTCCAGTTGACAAGCATCCGCAGACGAAAAAGTCGGCCTTGGAAACAGTCATGTGCACTCTTCACGCGGGCGGCAAATTCGGCGGGGAGTCATATAAAATCGCAGGCGGGTTGCACGGAGTCGGTGTTTCAGTTGTGAACGCGCTTTCCGTGATGACGCGGGCGGAAGTTTGCCGCGATGGTTTTTTATATGTTCAGGAATATGAACGGGGCAAGCCCAAAAAAGATGTTAAAAAAGAAGGCAAATGCGGCAGAAACGGAACGACGATCATTTTTGAACCAGACAAAGAAATTTTTCCAAAAATTGAATTTAAGTGGTCTAAGATATTAAAGCGATTGCGGCAGCAGGCGTATTTAACCAAGGGGATTAAAATAGTCGTCAAAGACGAAAGAAAAGAGCCGCGCAAAAGTTATTCTTTCTATTTTGAGGGCGGAATTGTTTCTTATATTGGATATTTAAATCGCGGCGAAGAAACAAAACATAGTAATATTTTTTATGTTTCCGCGGAAAAGCAGGATGTGATGGTAGAGGCGGCTTTTCAATACACAGACGATATTCAAGGATATGAAGAAAGTTTTGCTAATAATATTTATACGGGCGAGGGCGGAATGCATTTAACTGGCTTCAAAACGGCTTTAACAAGAACGCTTAACGATTACGCGCGGAAGAATGGTTTTTTAAAAGAGTCAGATGAAAATTTAAGCGGCGATGATGTGAGAGAAGGGCTGACGGCGGTGATAAGCGTTAAATTAAGAGAGCCGCAATTTGAAGGGCAGACCAAGGCGAAGTTGGGCAATACCGAGGCGCGGACGGCGACTGACGCGATTGTTTCAGACGCGTTGGAAGAATTTTTAGAAAAGCATCCCCAAGATGCAAAGGAGATTATGGCGAAATGTCTCTTGGCGGCAAAAGCGCGCCGAGCGGCTAAAGCGGCGCGAGAAACGGTCATCCGAAAGGGCGTTTTGGAAGGCATGGCTTTGCCAGGGAAATTAGCCGACTGCTCCAATCGCAACCCCGAAGATTCAGAAATCTACATAGTGGAAGGCGATTCCGCCGGAGGTTGTTTCGACGGAAAAACCAAAATTGCTTTAACTGATGGACGAAATTTAGATTTTATAGAATTAATTAAGGAGCAGAAAAGAGGAGAAAAGAATTATTGTTATACAATCAAAAAAGATGGCTTGATTGGTATTGAGCAAATTAGAAATGTCAGAAAAACAAAAAAGAACGCGGAGGTTATTAAAGTAATTCTTGATAACAACGAGGAAATTATTTGCACGCCCGACCACAAGTTTATGACAAGGGATGGTAAATACAAACAAATAAAAGATTTAACTAATAAAGATTCTTTAATGCCGCTTTACAGAAAACTTTCTAAAAAAGAGAAGCGAATTACTATTGAAGGATATGAAATGGTTTTAAGCCCAGAATTAAAAGACGGAAAGGAAAGATGGATTTTTACCCATCTTTTGGCTGATGAATATAATTTAAGAAATAAAATATATTCCAATAAAATCAATGTTCATAAGCATCATATTGATTTTAATAAATTAAATAATAATCCAGATAACATTAAGCAGATGGATAAAGATGAACACCTAAAACATCATTGTCGGATGTTGGAATTTACTATTCATCGAGAGGATGTAAAAGATAAAGTAAGAAAGATACATCAAACGACAGAATTTAGAGAAAAAATTAGAGCGACGATGACTACTCCAGAAATGAAAAAAATGCTTAGTCGGAGAGCAAAAAAACAATGGCAAAATAAGGAATATAAGCAGTATATGGTTGAAAAGTTTTTGGAGTTTTATAACAATTCACCTGATTACAGGGAAAAGAATAATAAATTATTGAATGATGTTCAAAAGAAGTATTGGGGCGATAAATCAAATCGACTCAAACAGGCGAGACGCGTCAGAAAATATTTTAAATCAAATCCAGAGAAAAAAGAAGAACTTTCTTTGCTTGCCAAAAAGCAATGGTTAGACGCGGAGATGTTAACTTGGCGAAGTCAAAAAACAAAAGAGCAATGGACGGATGAATTTAGAAAAAAGCGGCAAAAGGCGTATAGCAAGACCTATTATAGACACACGATAGAATTTCTAAAAAAGGTCTATGAGAAATATGGTTCTTTTCGTGAATATGATTACGAAAGAACATTGATTAGAAATAATAATCTTTTGAAGTTCAATACTTTTTGCGCTCGGTTTTTTAACGGCGACAAAGAAGCGGTTTATGAGGCGGTGAAAAACTATAATCATAAAATCAAAAGGATAATTAAACTTAGAAAAAAAATTGATGTTTATGATTTGGAGGTTAAAGGGACCCATAATTTTGCTTTGGCTTCCGGCGTTTTTGTCCATAACAGCGCCAAACAGGGGAGGGATAGGTCTTTTCAGGCGATTTTGCCTTTGCGAGGGAAAATTCTTAATGTGGAAAAGGCGCGGTTGAGTCGAGCGCTTACTTCAACTGAAATTAAAACGCTTGTGATCGCGCTGGGGGCGGCGATTGCCGAGGAATTTGATATTGAAAAATTGCGATACCACCGCATTATTATTATGACGGACGCCGATGTGGACGGCTCGCATATCGCCACTTTGCTTTTGACTTTGTTCTTCCGATATTTCCCGCAAATTATAGACCGCG
This genomic stretch from Patescibacteria group bacterium harbors:
- the ligA gene encoding NAD-dependent DNA ligase LigA: MDKQQARERIAKLRDVINEHRYRYHVLDAPVMSDAALDSLKHELAELERLYPDLITSDSPTQRVGGKALDKFEKVRHNLPMLSLEDVFSDEELDEWRERIQKLAPAQKIDYFSELKVDGFAVSLIYKDGVFFQGATRGDGKVGEDVTQNLKTIFSIPLKLEIRQDFSSPEIEKKTKALIEKGEIIIRGEVYMSKKAFEAANQERAKSGLPLYANPRNTAAGSIRQLDPKIAASRKLNFLAYDVMTDLGQKTHQDKHQIARALGFKVGKDKYCSDLSEVVNLWREIDKERSKLAYQIDGIVVSVNSNEVFSKLGAVGKAPRGAIAFKFAAEEGTTIVEDIIIQVGRTGVLTPVALLKPVKIGGALITRATLHNEDEIKKLDVKIGDTVIVQRAGDVIPHITEVIKNLRTGDEKKFKMPKTCPACGSAVIRSEGEVAHRCVGKNCGAQQKERLAHFVSKKGFNIDGLGIKIVNQLMDEGMVSEPSDIFSLERGDLIPLERFAEKSADNLVDAIEKSKKIALPKLIFAFGIRYVGEETALLLTRLIQDSGAKVKNTKNLMDFFQSRSLEDLENIHGIGEVGGEEIYAWFRDKRNINLLKELNRYRIEVEALAPRQANLKFKGKTFVLTGEMEKYTREEAKEKIREMGGSVSSSISPKTDFVVAGKNPGSKYAKAEKLRVKIINEKEFLRML
- the gatC gene encoding Asp-tRNA(Asn)/Glu-tRNA(Gln) amidotransferase subunit GatC, encoding MKITKKEVEYVAGLARLGVSQDEKEKFAGELSAVLEFVDKLNQVKTDKIEPTAQVTGLENVVREDKGRVKREREREKLLNAAPETKDGYVKVKAIL
- the gatA gene encoding Asp-tRNA(Asn)/Glu-tRNA(Gln) amidotransferase subunit GatA, giving the protein MNLNQLTIKEAHQGLLKKEFSSVELTEAVLGQIKRRNQEINAYLVLTEEMALTQAKKVDKMIANNEEIGLLAGIPAAIKDNIMIDGVQCTAASKILENYIAPYDATVIKKLKKQGAVFVGKTNLDEFAMGSSTENSAFGPTKNPRDLSRVPGGSSGGSAAAVADDQCIYALGSDTGGSIRQPASFCGVAGLKPTYGSVSRYGLIAFASSLDQIGPLAKTTEDCQIIFEAINGRDEMDATSFNFGNQVSAGNSVSNLKIGIPKEYFVAGIDSAVEEAVRGAISQYEKMGFEIVEISLPHTEYALPVYYIIMPAEASSNLARYDGIKYGLSEIDKDLLGGYLKTRQKGFGDEVKRRIMLGTYVLSAGYYDAYYLKAQKVRTLIKNDFLKAFEKVDVLITPTAPTPAFKIGQKIADPVSMYLSDIYTISANLAGLPAISIPIKSNSPLPIGMQIIGKQFGENDIFKIARAYENLGTVPATGTVPK
- the pheS gene encoding phenylalanine--tRNA ligase subunit alpha produces the protein MLNQLKQKALQEIRQAKDIKALEEIYRQYFGRKGELTEILRSLKDLTEEERKEKGRLANQIKKELEEAVKEKREKFSVKGGQDKKWIDVTAPGAKVPDGHLHPITLVQRQIEEIFQSMGFTVAEGPEVESEHYNFDALNVPKDHPARDIQDTFWLKDFDLLLRTHTSNIQARYMEKNNPPLRIIAPGRCFRHEATDASHDVQFNQVEGLMIGQDVSVADFKGVMEEFLKRFFSQDIEMRLRPGYFPFVEPGFEIDARRKGQKWLELMGAGMVHPNVFKAVGYIPSKWQGFAFGMCPDRLAMLKYKIDDIRLFYASDLRFLKQF
- the pheT gene encoding phenylalanine--tRNA ligase subunit beta; translated protein: MKVSYNWLQSFFDKKLPSPEKLADLLSSHSFETEVIERVGSDYALDVDVLPNRAHDCLGHLGVAREIGAIINSKLKIQNSRRRQSGYGASATKLKIKTQNKDIKDFLKIKVGDKKLCPRYTARMVVDVKVGPSPEWIQERLKVCGLKPINNIVDTVNYVMLETGQPMHAFDFDKIAGEPKTLIIRRAKKGEKIISLDNETYELDENILVIADEKSPLCIAGMKGGKDAEIDKETKRIVLEAANFDSRIIRKAFNQLKLRTDASWRFENGLDPNLTSSAMDMAVALIDGQILKGVVDIYPNKVKPKTIKLDAKKVRSLLGVNISDKEIIAILKKLSFVKIGTVPLKEGLSLSVTVPTARLDISIQEDLIEEVGRLYGFEKIPSRLPLAALIPPKRNDDLIYQNKIKDILVNLGFSEALNYSLIGDAEIELANPISQEQKYLRPSLALNLLKNIESNKRYFNEVRLFEIGRVFERDNDKVIEKKKLGAALFPSDFYRLKGIIETLLNKMQISDVWYEDELERDDLKRAKVIVGNDLLGWIGDNIFELDFEKIVELATEERIYSPPSKYPAVVRDVALLVEPGTKIVEVMNLINTAGGSLISDVDLFDMYEGEEIPDGKKSLAFRVIYQADDHTLTDKEVNALQEKVMKALEDEGGWEVRKQK
- the gyrB gene encoding DNA topoisomerase (ATP-hydrolyzing) subunit B — protein: MVKKNNNNSNYQAKDIYVLEGLDPVRRRPGMYIGSTGIEGVHHLIWEVVDNALDEAMAGFCDEIEVVLLPDNRVKVTDNGRGIPVDKHPQTKKSALETVMCTLHAGGKFGGESYKIAGGLHGVGVSVVNALSVMTRAEVCRDGFLYVQEYERGKPKKDVKKEGKCGRNGTTIIFEPDKEIFPKIEFKWSKILKRLRQQAYLTKGIKIVVKDERKEPRKSYSFYFEGGIVSYIGYLNRGEETKHSNIFYVSAEKQDVMVEAAFQYTDDIQGYEESFANNIYTGEGGMHLTGFKTALTRTLNDYARKNGFLKESDENLSGDDVREGLTAVISVKLREPQFEGQTKAKLGNTEARTATDAIVSDALEEFLEKHPQDAKEIMAKCLLAAKARRAAKAARETVIRKGVLEGMALPGKLADCSNRNPEDSEIYIVEGDSAGGCFDGKTKIALTDGRNLDFIELIKEQKRGEKNYCYTIKKDGLIGIEQIRNVRKTKKNAEVIKVILDNNEEIICTPDHKFMTRDGKYKQIKDLTNKDSLMPLYRKLSKKEKRITIEGYEMVLSPELKDGKERWIFTHLLADEYNLRNKIYSNKINVHKHHIDFNKLNNNPDNIKQMDKDEHLKHHCRMLEFTIHREDVKDKVRKIHQTTEFREKIRATMTTPEMKKMLSRRAKKQWQNKEYKQYMVEKFLEFYNNSPDYREKNNKLLNDVQKKYWGDKSNRLKQARRVRKYFKSNPEKKEELSLLAKKQWLDAEMLTWRSQKTKEQWTDEFRKKRQKAYSKTYYRHTIEFLKKVYEKYGSFREYDYERTLIRNNNLLKFNTFCARFFNGDKEAVYEAVKNYNHKIKRIIKLRKKIDVYDLEVKGTHNFALASGVFVHNSAKQGRDRSFQAILPLRGKILNVEKARLSRALTSTEIKTLVIALGAAIAEEFDIEKLRYHRIIIMTDADVDGSHIATLLLTLFFRYFPQIIDRGYLYVAQPPLYRLQKGKRVEYCYTIEDRDEIVSSMGNEGVNIQRYKGLGEMNPSQLWETTMDPANRVMKQIMVEDAKEADKIFDILMGDEVAPRKKFIQTHAKKAKNLDI